The following coding sequences lie in one Cercospora beticola chromosome 9, complete sequence genomic window:
- a CDS encoding uncharacterized protein (CAZy:GT71), producing the protein MGNFTETRDFGEMARMVSKLAEIAEQNISSTSELSAALSTAVTNLFSFWSSEKIEYFPWRKDRDPHEDQSTGIVIPVGKDYVYMAAITMVTLREILNSTLPIELAYLGEDDLPLEWREYLFDLVDGVDIEAIDLTKSFDQKLVDLKGYDTKPFAILASRHARVILLDADAVFYTKPDDAFETHPSLKEYGSLYFHDRAKYWGDPRRKPVEERTKWLTAQLSKAGREPSTFLTRQSFLWAGGFVTESQDSAVVMFDKSRPRNYMMMLFTAWMNAASGGKPEIYSYFHGDKETYWVAGELTGIPFHFNPWSSGRAGRAPEELSYSAAIDAGTHIDCTEHMVHSTWDGKQPWLTNGGILGNGKAIESGFVNWTHWYLGETIPDALSRTKAKLNLPPDFDWSTHADAKVKEEFAKEAVAHQPKWDTCDMNHPERWKPLSQDFRDTLSAIVARAKLLAQDYQARRVKIERKKNERNAAKDDKAAANSRRRKRVEQEAQRNWVSV; encoded by the coding sequence ATGGGGAACTTTACAGAGACTCGGGACTTTGGCGAGATGGCTCGCATGGTGAGCAAGTTGGCAGAGATTGCCGAGCAGAATATCAGCTCGACATCGGAGCTTTCAGCTGCATTGAGCACAGCGGTCACGAATTTGTTCTCCTTTTGGAGTTCGGAGAAGATTGAGTACTTTCCATGGCGAAAAGACCGGGATCCGCACGAAGATCAGTCTACTGGAATCGTTATTCCGGTTGGGAAGGATTATGTCTACATGGCTGCGATCACGATGGTAACCTTGCGAGAAATTCTTAACAGCACTTTACCGATCGAACTGGCCTATCTGGGAGAGGACGACCTACCACTCGAATGGCGAGAATACCTCTTTGATCTCGTAGATGGGGTCGATATCGAAGCTATAGATCTGACCAAATCCTTTGATCAGAAGCTCGTTGACCTGAAAGGTTACGATACGAAACCGTTTGCGATATTGGCGTCGAGGCACGCTCGTGTCATCCTACTTGACGCAGATGCCGTCTTTTACACCAAACCTGACGATGCTTTCGAGACTCATCCTTCCTTGAAAGAGTATGGCTCTCTGTACTTCCATGACCGCGCCAAGTATTGGGGAGACCCGAGACGCAAACCTGTGGAAGAACGCACCAAGTGGTTGACTGCACAATTATCCAAAGCAGGACGTGAGCCTTCGACATTCCTCACTCGGCAATCATTCTTGTGGGCGGGCGGATTTGTGACTGAGAGCCAAGATTCAGCCGTTGTCATGTTTGACAAGTCTCGGCCTCGCAATTACATGATGATGCTGTTCACCGCCTGGATGAATGCAGCGTCTGGCGGCAAACCAGAGATCTACAGCTATTTCCACGGGGACAAAGAGACCTACTGGGTTGCAGGGGAGCTCACTGGTATTCCCTTCCACTTCAATCCGTGGTCTTCGGGCAGGGCTGGCCGTGCTCCAGAAGAGCTGAGCTATTCGGCGGCCATCGATGCGGGCACACACATAGATTGTACTGAGCACATGGTACACTCAACTTGGGATGGCAAACAGCCTTGGCTCACCAATGGTGGTATACTTGGGAACGGGAAGGCGATCGAATCTGGCTTCGTCAACTGGACGCACTGGTACCTTGGAGAAACTATTCCCGATGCTCTCAGTCGTACTAAAGCAAAGCTCAACTTGCCACCCGACTTTGACTGGTCTACACATGCGGATGCTAAGGTCAAAGAAGAGTTTGCCAAAGAAGCCGTCGCTCACCAGCCCAAATGGGATACGTGCGACATGAATCACCCTGAGCGATGGAAACCATTGTCACAAGACTTCCGAGACACTTTGTCTGCCATAGTTGCGCGGGCAAAGCTTCTGGCTCAGGACTATCAGGCCCGCCGGGTCAAGATTgagcgcaagaagaatgAGAGAAATGCTGCGAAGGACGACAAAGCTGCTGCCAATTCTAGACGGCGGAAGCGTGTCGAGCAAGAGGCCCAGAGGAATTGGGTGAGCGTCTGA
- a CDS encoding uncharacterized protein (CAZy:GT91), protein MDTVKSAFAGSHSLKTTVRSWGNREAMHTSWPDNSRFRRALKLAACLVLVYIIFSIPTPWHRSSHQRQQYMKPDSSFQEIEITGFVNKGLPINVSCESLRHNTTISVQNSTHLTDDLEAIANSLSSHPMVVYREDRKSISQTWSRMAGSSVWLPDHQVYLSITRIIFYDDGVISWPVISFIRAQLYDENFNELHQTLTWPHNGQKFSFPHILDIPVDYEKGGKVFGPEDARITIEQGVKGAEPVIVFNMISKESKWKRAMHTYRPFSRELKMLKIRGREPLDKEKNWAPFFHGEGVTASRHIMIVYMPSPLQILWCSLENGECDVAYHQQGLEPGLLTEHVGEAHALKGGSNFVSVRPGVWIGLPRTHIDVKCGWNNPIYRPMFMFLVSAGDTYHVAYASGAVDFGAAVLNEEQQKDPCHAGRILIPNSIARLDGNALTITFSVDDRTNQAAKVIMDMDWQAVGAVNVSERVNRAAVGNDVVKCGIESHINNTHAMADVWYREHPDQTP, encoded by the coding sequence ATGGACACTGTCAAGTCTGCCTTTGCAGGCTCGCACTCTTTGAAAACCACTGTACGAAGCTGGGGAAACCGAGAAGCCATGCACACATCATGGCCCGACAATTCCAGGTTTCGTAGAGCTCTCAAATTGGCTGCTTGCCTCGTCTTGGTCTACATCATCTTCTCAATTCCCACCCCATGGCATCGAAGCAgtcatcaacgacaacaatACATGAAGCCAGACTCTTCATTCCAAGAAATCGAAATCACAGGCTTCGTCAACAAAGGTCTCCCCATCAACGTCTCCTGCGAAAGCCTCCGCCACAACACCACAATCTCCGTACAAAATAGCACCCACCTCACCGACGACTTAGAAGCAATCGCAAACTCCCTCTCATCCCACCCCATGGTCGTCTACCGCGAAGACCGAAAATCCATCTCTCAAACCTGGTCCCGCATGGCCGGCTCCAGCGTCTGGCTCCCAGACCATCAAGTCTACCTCTCCATCACGCGCATAATCTTCTACGACGACGGCGTCATCAGCTGGCCCGTAATCAGTTTCATCCGCGCCCAACTCTACGATGAAAATTTCAACGAACTCCATCAAACTCTGACCTGGCCCCACAATGGCCAAAAATTCTCTTTCCCGCACATCTTGGACATTCCTGTAGACTACGAGAAAGGCGGTAAAGTTTTTGGACCCGAGGATGCGAGGATTACAATTGAACAGGGAGTGAAAGGTGCGGAACCCGTGATTGTTTTTAATATGATTTCCAAGGAATCCAAGTGGAAGCGCGCGATGCATACTTATCGGCCTTTTTCGAGGGAATTGAAAATGTTGAAGATTCGAGGGAGGGAGCCGTTGGACAAAGAGAAAAATTGGGCGCCGTTTTTCCATGGGGAAGGGGTTACCGCGAGTCGGCATATTATGATTGTGTATATGCCGTCTCCGTTGCAGATTCTGTGGTGCTCGTTGGAGAATGGGGAGTGCGATGTGGCGTATCATCAGCAGGGTTTGGAGCCCGGGTTGTTGACGGAGCATGTGGGGGAAGCGCATGCTTTGAAGGGAGGGTCGAATTTTGTGAGTGTGAGGCCGGGGGTTTGGATCGGGTTGCCGAGGACGCATATTGATGTGAAGTGTGGGTGGAATAATCCGATTTATCGGCCGATGTTTATGTTTCTGGTGAGTGCTGGGGATACGTATCATGTGGCGTATGCGTCGGGAGCTGTCGACTTTGGGGCTGCGGTGTTGAATGAGGAGCAGCAAAAGGATCCTTGTCATGCGGGGAGAATTTTGATCCCGAATAGTATTGCGAGACTGGACGGGAATGCTTTGACGATTACGTTCTCTGTGGACGATAGAACGAACCAGGCGGCGAAAGTCATTATGGATATGGATTGGCAGGCTGTGGGGGCGGTCAATGTTTCGGAGAGGGTCAATCGAGCAGCGGTGGGAAATGATGTTGTGAAGTGTGGCATCGAGTCACACATCAACAATACACATGCCATGGCGGACGTGTGGTATCGAGAGCATCCTGATCAGACACCATGA
- a CDS encoding uncharacterized protein (MEROPS:MER0030934), protein MRIHNAVAFLSLGVAGRAVGQSPASVVHPGDSPETGTCTEHGAILCNGDRYFGQCDWGKIVWKPTSESVCCRNGEMNFCDDNQSTAPSLTPSSPSVNSCYNGGGPTATISAGVVHDTTTLLPAATATVNKYLGIPFAQSPPQRFAPPAPVQAAGQTINATAFKPACIQQFAYPELVAQFTKLIFNNPAPEESEDCLYLNVYAPSTPAPCDGRPVLVWIYGGSLQFGNAGQEFYDGSSFAAYEDVIVVTFNYRTNVFGFASSPELPITERNLGFLDQRAALDWVQREIHNFGGSPDKVTIFGESAGSRSVDALLTSYNKEDKVPFRGAILQSGQSTYRAQPQTSTYQQWDQLAAALNCSTTHSSNLTCIRAANATTIKTVIEQQILRFNPTLDNTTLYANAAQRRADGLIPKIPVMGGTNSQEGRVFNIAQTSPTAFLNQITGNTSSLINTITAAYPLDALDSGPTGYDQLSQIYTEYVFQCTAGSWANASAAAGIPTWQYCFNASFSNTQPVPGFQALGAFHSSEIPLVFGTYPQINTTVQQYALSKTMQSAWARFAKNPAGGPGWNAVGTGSPAQVLGAARGVGAEGAINVDGGLMLGTNQTSKGNLNMAVFGNRGDVLSSGVTVIDSEEVNYRCGLFAPFYSRIAALDQATAAAVDEDAQ, encoded by the exons ATGAGAATCCACAACGCGGTAGCATTTCTATCCTTGGGCGTTGCTGGACGTGCTGTCGGCCAATCACCCGCGAGTGTGGTTCATCCAGGCGATTCACCAGAGACTGGCACCTGTACTGAACATGGCGCTATCCTATGCAATGGTGATCGCTATTTTGGACAGTGTGACTGGGGAAAGATTGTCTGGAAGCCTACTTCCGAAAGTGTTTGTTGCCGGAACGGAGAGATGAACTTCTGCGACGATAACCAGTCGACTGCTCCATCTTTGACACCGTCCTCGCCTTCCGTTAATTCATGCTACAATGGGGGAGGTCCAACCGCCACGATCAGCGCCGGGGTGGTCCATGATACAACCACGTTATTGCCTGCAGCAACTGCCACAGTCAACAAATACCTGGGAATACCCTTCGCTCAAAGTCCGCCTCAGAGATTCGCCCCTCCAGCACCGGTGCAAGCAGCAGGACAGACGATCAATGCAACGGCATTCAAGCCAGCATGTATTCAGCAATTTGCATACCCTGAGCTGGTGGCGCAATTCACGAAGCTCATCTTCAACAACCCCGCTCCAGAAGAGTCAGAGGACTGCCTCTATCTGAACGTCTATGCACCGAGCACACCAGCGCCTTGCGATGGTCGGCCAGTGCTTGTCTGGATCTACGGAGGATCGCTACAGTTTGGTAATGCGGGCCAAGAGTTCTACGATGGCAGCTCATTTGCTGCATACGAGGATGTTATTGTT GTCACTTTCAATTACCGCACCAATGTCTTTG GCTTTGCAAGCTCTCCTGAACTCCCCATCACTGAGCGAAACCTCGGTTTCCTAGACCAGAGAGCTGCTCTAGATTGGGTTCAGCGCGAGATTCACAACTTTGGAGGCTCGCCTGATAAAGTGACGATCTTTGGCGAATCTGCCGGGTCACGATCTGTGGATGCCCTTTTGACATCGTATAACAAGGAAGATAAGGTGCCCTTCAGAGGCGCCATACTCCAGAGTGGGCAGTCGACATACAGAGCCCAACCGCAAACGAGCACATACCAGCAGTGGGACcagctggcagcagcactcAACTGCTCAACCACGCACAGCAGCAATTTGACATGCATCCGTGCAGCGAATGCTACGACAATCAAGACAGTCATCGAACAACAAATTCTGAGGTTCAATCCGACGTTGGATAACACAACCTTGTACGCCAATGCCGCGCAGAGACGTGCAGATGGACTCATCCCCAAGATTCCCGTCATGGGAGGCACGAACTCGCAAGAAGGCCGCGTTTTCAACATTGCTCAAACATCCCCGACAGCATTTCTCAACCAGATCACCGGTAACACCAGCTCTCTGATCAACACAATCACTGCTGCATATCCTCTCGACGCTCTCGATTCCGGTCCCACTGGATACGACCAACTGTCACAGATCTACACCGAATACGTCTTCCAATGCACCGCAGGCTCGTGGGCCAACGCCTCGGCTGCCGCAGGCATTCCTACCTGGCAATACTGCTTCAATGCTTCGTTCTCGAATACCCAGCCGGTTCCAGGTTTCCAAGCCCTTGGCGCTTTTCACTCGAGTGAAATCCCATTGGTCTTCGGTACATATCCGCAAATCAACACGACTGTACAACAGTATGCACTATCGAAAACGATGCAAAGTGCTTGGGCACGTTTTGCGAAGAATCCTGCTGGAGGACCGGGATGGAATGCGGTCGGGACTGGTTCTCCTGCGCAAGTATTGGGTGCAGCGAGAGGTGTTGGAGCGGAGGGAGCTATCAATGTGGATGGTGGATTGATGCTTGGAACCAATCAGACTTCCAAGGGCAATTTGAATATGGCGGTGTTTGGAAATAGAGGTGATGTTTTGAGCTCTGGAGTCACTGTCATTGATTCAGAAGAGGTCAATTATCGCTGTGGACTTTTTGCGCCTTTCTACAGCAGGATTGCGGCTTTGGATCAGGCTACGGCGGCTGCGGTTGATGAAGACGCACAATAG